Proteins found in one Arachis stenosperma cultivar V10309 chromosome 8, arast.V10309.gnm1.PFL2, whole genome shotgun sequence genomic segment:
- the LOC130946009 gene encoding uncharacterized protein LOC130946009, which translates to MREKSSFQFSMIWVGEGRFEIGTKFATIDGFKEVVKDMFISEGRELLWIKNDKERVKVGCKGEECPWLAHLSYNKTLLCYQVKTYKAEHTCARDLGSNAADQHWVSKKVEKRMASQPHMTTNEAIEFLREDFNLVLHPKMVYMAVKEAKERIMGNEKEQYEKLRDYAMEIIKSNPGSTARVDVIPIPQSLPVFDKIYISFEGCKQGFKSGCRPFIHLDGAFLKTYHGGQLLSAVTQDANNQFYVVAYGVARSETKESWKWFLTLLQEDLGDAHQFGWNFMSDQQKCIYVFAMGSATSLKGVMREHIIGTV; encoded by the exons ATGAGGGAGAAAAGCAGTTTCCAGTTTTCAATGATATGGGTCGGGGAGGGTAGGTTTGAGATAGGAACAAAGTTTGCAACAATTGATGGGTTTAAAGAAGTGGTAAAAGACATGTTCATTTCTGAAGGGAGGGAACTGCTGTGGATCAAAAATGATAAAGAAAGGGTAAAGGTTGGCTGCAAAGGTGAAGAATGTCCATGGCTAGCACATCTATCCTACAACAAGACATTGTTATGTTATCAGGTAAAGACTTACAAGGCAGAGCATACATGTGCTAGAGACTTGGGCAGCAATGCAGCTGATCAACACTGGGTCAGTAAGAAAGTGGAGAAGAGAATGGCTAGTCAACCTCATATGACTACTAATGAGGCAATTGAGTTTCTTAGAGAAGACTTTAATCTAGTGTTGCATCCGAAGATGGTATACATGGCAGTGAAAGAGGCCAAAGAGAGGATTATGGGAAATGAAAAGGAACAGTATGAGAAGCTTAGGGACTATGCCATGGAGATCATTAAGAGTAATCCGGGATCGACTGCAAGAGTTGATGTGATCCCAATCCCTCAATCCCTACCTGTCTTTGACAAAATATATATCTCCTTTGAGGGTTGTAAGCAAGGCTTTAAGTCTGGGTGTAGGCCTTTCATCCATCTAGATGGAGCATTTTTGAAGACATATCATGGAGGTCAACTACTATCAGCGGTGACACAGGATGCTAATAACCAATTCTACGTAGTAGCATATGGAGTTGCAAGATCGGAGACGAAGGAATCCTGGAAATGGTTTCTCACACTGCTTCAGGAAGATCTGGGTGATGCACATCAATTTGGTTGGAACTTTATGTCCGACCAACAAAAG TGCATATATGTGTTTGCAATGG GGTCTGCTACCAGCCTTAAAGGAGTAATGCGAGAGCACATCATCGGAACTGTGTGA